A genomic region of Streptomyces sp. NBC_00247 contains the following coding sequences:
- the glnA gene encoding type I glutamate--ammonia ligase, whose product MDKQQEFVLRTLEERDIRFVRLWFTDVLGFLKSVAVAPAELEQAFDEGIGFDGSAIEGFARVYESDMIAKPDPGTFQILPWRAEAPGTARMFCDILMPDGSPSFADPRFVLKRILAKTSDLGFTFYTHPEIEFFLLKDKPVDGTRPTPADSSGYFDHTPQNVGMDFRRQAITMLESMGISVEFSHHEGAPGQQEIDLRYADALSTADNIMTFRLVMKQVALEQGVQATFMPKPFSEYPGSGMHTHLSLFEGDRNAFYESGAEYQLSKVGRSFIAGLLRHAAEISAVTNQWVNSYKRIWGGSARSAGAGGEAPSYICWGHNNRSALIRVPMYKPGKNGSARVEVRSIDSGANPYLTYAVLLAAGLKGIEEGYELPAGADDDVWALSDSERRAMGIEPLPQNLGEAISLMEKSELVAETLGEHVFDFFLRNKKREWEEYRSEVTAFERKALLPVL is encoded by the coding sequence CGTGACATCCGGTTCGTACGACTGTGGTTCACCGATGTCCTCGGGTTCCTCAAGTCCGTCGCCGTGGCCCCGGCCGAGCTGGAACAGGCCTTCGACGAGGGCATCGGCTTCGACGGTTCGGCGATCGAGGGCTTCGCCCGCGTATACGAATCGGACATGATCGCCAAGCCGGACCCGGGCACCTTCCAGATCCTGCCCTGGCGCGCGGAGGCCCCCGGCACCGCCCGCATGTTCTGCGACATCCTGATGCCGGACGGATCGCCGTCCTTCGCGGACCCCCGCTTCGTCCTCAAGCGCATCCTCGCCAAGACGTCCGACCTCGGCTTCACCTTCTACACCCACCCCGAGATCGAGTTCTTCCTGCTGAAGGACAAGCCCGTCGACGGCACCCGGCCCACCCCGGCCGACAGCTCCGGCTACTTCGACCACACCCCGCAGAACGTCGGCATGGACTTCCGCCGCCAGGCGATCACCATGCTCGAATCGATGGGCATCTCCGTCGAGTTCAGCCACCACGAGGGCGCCCCCGGCCAGCAGGAGATCGACCTGCGGTACGCCGACGCGCTCTCCACGGCCGACAACATCATGACGTTCCGCCTGGTCATGAAGCAGGTCGCGCTGGAGCAGGGCGTACAGGCCACCTTCATGCCGAAGCCGTTCTCGGAGTACCCGGGCTCCGGCATGCACACCCACCTCTCCCTCTTCGAGGGCGACCGCAACGCCTTCTACGAGTCCGGCGCCGAGTACCAGCTCTCCAAGGTCGGCCGCTCCTTCATCGCCGGCCTGCTCCGCCACGCCGCCGAGATCTCCGCCGTCACCAACCAGTGGGTCAACTCCTACAAGCGCATCTGGGGCGGCTCCGCCCGCAGCGCCGGTGCCGGCGGCGAGGCTCCCTCGTACATCTGCTGGGGCCACAACAACCGCTCCGCGCTCATCCGGGTCCCGATGTACAAGCCCGGCAAGAACGGCTCGGCCCGCGTCGAGGTCCGCTCCATCGACTCCGGCGCCAACCCCTACCTCACCTACGCGGTCCTGCTCGCGGCGGGCCTCAAGGGCATCGAGGAGGGCTACGAACTCCCGGCCGGCGCCGACGACGACGTCTGGGCCCTCTCCGACTCCGAGCGCCGCGCGATGGGCATCGAGCCCCTCCCGCAGAACCTCGGCGAGGCCATCTCCCTGATGGAGAAGAGCGAACTCGTCGCGGAGACGCTGGGCGAGCACGTCTTCGACTTCTTCCTCCGCAACAAGAAGCGCGAGTGGGAGGAGTACCGCAGCGAGGTCACCGCGTTCGAGCGGAAGGCGCTGCTGCCGGTGCTGTAG
- a CDS encoding HIT family protein: protein MGVAGGRTPRKGGRLPAGAFPMKSAAAARGRLGPARDGDGSAGPPVPAGRVAAVDRPPRLVRGRRYPRRAGVSSVAVRAARACGKVARMECTFCRLIREDRARWVAREPSARAFTPLDPLAPGHTLVVPTAHHADVFDTPAEVLTETVELVQRLARAMRHALDATGVNILNASGPGSEQSVRHLHFHVVPRWSDDAISTWPAGRSRHRLTGDPAARLAEALAAT, encoded by the coding sequence ATGGGGGTTGCCGGAGGGAGGACTCCCCGGAAGGGCGGGAGGTTGCCCGCCGGGGCGTTCCCGATGAAGTCGGCCGCAGCCGCGCGAGGGCGCCTCGGCCCCGCGCGGGACGGGGACGGCTCAGCAGGGCCACCGGTTCCTGCCGGACGAGTAGCTGCGGTTGATCGCCCGCCCCGGCTCGTCCGTGGTCGTCGGTATCCACGGCGGGCTGGAGTCAGCTCCGTCGCGGTTCGGGCTGCGCGGGCGTGTGGCAAGGTCGCCCGCATGGAGTGCACCTTCTGTCGACTCATCCGCGAAGACAGGGCCCGGTGGGTGGCCCGTGAGCCGTCCGCCCGGGCGTTCACCCCGCTCGATCCCCTGGCGCCGGGACATACTCTCGTGGTGCCGACCGCCCACCACGCCGACGTCTTCGACACGCCCGCCGAGGTGTTGACGGAGACGGTCGAGCTGGTCCAGCGTCTGGCACGCGCCATGCGTCACGCGCTGGACGCGACGGGCGTGAACATCCTCAACGCCAGCGGCCCGGGGTCGGAGCAGTCGGTGCGGCACCTGCATTTCCACGTCGTGCCGCGGTGGTCCGACGACGCCATCTCCACGTGGCCGGCCGGGCGGTCGCGGCACCGGCTCACCGGTGATCCGGCCGCACGGCTCGCGGAGGCGCTCGCCGCCACGTAG
- a CDS encoding YrdB family protein, with protein MRLPAPLRAANELLAFLVEVVALVAFARWGWHASENTALRVLLAVTVPGVAATVWGMYASPKARYALPVAGVVGVKMLVFACAVAALYDLDGSGAALSYTAVVAVNTVLLTLDRSARARASQAR; from the coding sequence ATGAGACTCCCCGCCCCCCTGCGCGCGGCCAACGAACTGCTCGCGTTCCTCGTCGAGGTCGTCGCCCTCGTCGCGTTCGCCCGCTGGGGGTGGCACGCCTCGGAGAACACGGCGCTGCGCGTGCTCCTCGCCGTGACCGTCCCGGGTGTCGCGGCGACGGTGTGGGGGATGTACGCGTCGCCCAAGGCGCGGTACGCCCTGCCGGTCGCGGGGGTGGTGGGGGTCAAGATGCTGGTCTTCGCGTGCGCGGTGGCCGCGCTGTACGACCTCGACGGCTCGGGGGCGGCGCTGTCGTACACCGCCGTGGTTGCGGTCAACACCGTACTGCTGACCCTGGACCGGAGCGCCCGCGCGCGTGCGTCGCAGGCCCGGTGA
- a CDS encoding acyl-CoA-like ligand-binding transcription factor, with amino-acid sequence MENSVGLRERKKEATRQAVHEATLHLTVEHGFDHVTVEAVADAAGISRRTFSNYFTNKEDALLYGEERQIRELVRLVRDRPAGEPAWAALRGAMVEFTSQVPPLERDWAVRTRLALRHPSLLARQLANHAEMERDLAGAVADRPGPTGHPVRPLVLAAGFLASLRIAMRTWIEEAPDREPAELIAEVMDEMGRGFE; translated from the coding sequence ATGGAGAACTCTGTGGGACTGCGGGAGCGCAAGAAGGAAGCCACCCGTCAGGCGGTGCACGAGGCGACTTTGCACCTCACCGTCGAGCACGGCTTCGACCACGTCACGGTGGAAGCGGTCGCGGACGCGGCCGGCATCTCGCGCAGAACCTTCTCCAACTACTTCACCAACAAGGAGGACGCCCTCCTCTACGGGGAAGAGCGGCAGATACGTGAACTCGTCCGCCTCGTGCGCGACCGCCCCGCCGGTGAACCCGCCTGGGCCGCGCTGCGCGGGGCGATGGTGGAGTTCACCTCACAAGTCCCGCCCCTGGAACGGGACTGGGCCGTGCGCACCCGCCTCGCTCTGCGCCATCCCTCCTTGCTCGCGCGCCAGTTGGCCAATCACGCGGAGATGGAACGCGACCTGGCCGGGGCCGTCGCCGACCGCCCCGGCCCCACCGGCCACCCGGTCCGCCCCCTGGTCCTCGCGGCGGGCTTCCTCGCCTCCCTGCGGATCGCCATGCGTACCTGGATCGAGGAGGCCCCGGACCGCGAGCCTGCCGAGCTGATCGCGGAGGTCATGGACGAGATGGGGCGCGGCTTCGAGTAG
- a CDS encoding MFS transporter — MTHREVLRALSGLLLVLFVALTSSTVVSVALPQIIGALNGTQSQYTWVVTATLLASTASTPIWGKLADLFSKKLLLQTAICLFVVSSVACGFAQSTGQLIAFRVIQGLGMGAVQVLVQVVIGAMISPKERGRYNGYLGGVMAVATVGGPLLGGFITDTSWLGWRWCFFVAVPFALVAFVMLARTLHLVETRRPDAKVDYLGASLIAAGVSLLLLWVTFVGDDFDWISWQSGAMVAGSLLILGAAVLVEARVKEPVVPLHVVRRRDPALAIVASLSVGMAMFGGAVFLGQYFQIGRGYSPIQSGLLTIPLMFGVLVSSTVAGRLVSRTGKVKPFILTGVVVLTLGLLGLSTIDHTTSLVLVGVGMFAVGAGVGMSMQNLVLVLQNTVPLRELGAASGAITFFRSLGGTMGVSVLGAVLASQVSTKIADGLKKLGVDPAASSSGGSTLNLKAMPPQIQEVVRAAYGDATGHIFLIAACIAVVGVAAASFLTPTKLRDSVDL; from the coding sequence ATGACGCACCGCGAGGTGCTGCGGGCGCTGAGCGGTCTGCTTCTCGTGCTCTTCGTCGCCCTGACCAGCAGCACCGTCGTCTCGGTGGCGCTCCCGCAGATCATCGGAGCCCTCAACGGCACGCAGTCCCAGTACACATGGGTGGTCACCGCCACCTTGCTGGCATCCACCGCCTCCACCCCGATCTGGGGCAAACTCGCTGACCTCTTCAGCAAGAAACTGCTGCTGCAGACGGCCATCTGCCTCTTCGTCGTCTCCTCCGTCGCCTGCGGATTCGCCCAGTCCACCGGTCAGTTGATCGCCTTCCGGGTCATCCAGGGCCTCGGCATGGGCGCGGTGCAGGTGCTCGTCCAGGTGGTCATCGGCGCGATGATCAGCCCCAAGGAGCGCGGCCGGTACAACGGTTACCTCGGCGGGGTCATGGCCGTCGCCACCGTCGGCGGCCCGCTGCTCGGCGGATTCATCACCGACACCTCGTGGCTCGGCTGGCGTTGGTGCTTCTTCGTCGCCGTGCCCTTCGCGCTGGTCGCCTTCGTGATGCTCGCCCGGACCCTGCACCTGGTGGAGACCCGCCGCCCCGACGCCAAGGTCGACTACCTCGGCGCCTCCCTGATAGCCGCCGGCGTCAGCCTCCTGCTGCTCTGGGTCACCTTCGTCGGCGACGACTTCGACTGGATCTCCTGGCAGTCCGGCGCGATGGTCGCCGGCAGCCTGCTGATCCTCGGTGCGGCCGTCCTCGTGGAGGCCCGGGTCAAGGAGCCGGTCGTCCCGCTCCACGTCGTCCGCCGCCGGGACCCCGCGCTCGCCATCGTCGCGAGCCTCTCGGTCGGCATGGCCATGTTCGGCGGGGCCGTCTTCCTCGGCCAGTACTTCCAGATCGGCCGCGGCTACTCGCCGATCCAGTCCGGGCTGCTCACCATCCCGCTGATGTTCGGGGTGCTGGTCTCCTCCACCGTCGCGGGCCGCCTCGTCTCGCGCACCGGCAAGGTCAAGCCGTTCATCCTGACCGGCGTCGTCGTGCTCACCCTCGGCCTCCTCGGGCTGTCGACCATCGACCACACGACGAGCCTGGTCCTCGTCGGGGTGGGCATGTTCGCCGTCGGCGCCGGTGTCGGCATGTCGATGCAGAACCTCGTGCTGGTCCTCCAGAACACCGTCCCGCTCAGGGAACTCGGCGCGGCCAGCGGCGCCATCACCTTCTTCCGGTCGCTCGGCGGCACCATGGGGGTCTCGGTGCTCGGCGCGGTGCTCGCCAGTCAGGTCAGCACGAAGATCGCCGACGGGCTGAAGAAGCTCGGCGTCGATCCGGCCGCCTCCTCCTCGGGCGGTTCCACGCTCAACCTGAAGGCGATGCCGCCGCAGATCCAGGAGGTGGTCCGCGCCGCGTACGGCGACGCGACCGGCCACATCTTCCTCATCGCCGCGTGCATCGCCGTCGTCGGTGTCGCGGCGGCGTCCTTCCTGACCCCGACGAAGCTCCGCGACAGCGTGGACCTCTGA
- a CDS encoding putative protein N(5)-glutamine methyltransferase yields MSVLPPPSTRSTIVTALRTAGCVFAEDEAELILSTAASPAETAAMVRRRAEGQPLEHVLGWASFHGLRVAVDPGVFVPRRRSEFLVDQAAATVTHPATGSHATRTPVVVDLCCGSGALGAALARVLGPVELHACDVEPAAVRCARRNLDGVGQVHEGDLFAALPTGLRGRIDVLLANVPYVPTGDVPLLPAEARDHEPRVALDGGDDGLDVMRRVVAAAPGWLAPGGSLLMETSERQADRALATVRGGGLDARTATCDELWATVVIGTGPRRP; encoded by the coding sequence ATGTCGGTTCTTCCTCCTCCGTCCACCCGCTCCACGATCGTCACCGCGCTCCGCACCGCCGGCTGTGTCTTCGCCGAGGACGAAGCGGAACTGATCCTCTCCACCGCCGCCTCCCCGGCCGAGACCGCCGCCATGGTCCGGCGCCGCGCCGAGGGGCAGCCCCTCGAACACGTCCTGGGCTGGGCCTCGTTCCACGGCCTGCGGGTCGCCGTGGACCCGGGGGTCTTCGTGCCCCGCCGGCGCAGCGAGTTCCTCGTCGACCAGGCCGCCGCCACCGTCACCCACCCGGCCACCGGGAGCCACGCCACCCGCACCCCCGTCGTCGTCGACCTCTGCTGCGGCTCCGGCGCCCTCGGCGCCGCACTCGCCCGGGTCCTCGGACCGGTGGAGCTGCACGCCTGCGACGTCGAACCGGCGGCCGTACGCTGCGCCCGGCGCAACCTCGACGGCGTGGGCCAGGTCCACGAGGGCGACCTCTTCGCCGCGTTGCCGACCGGGCTGCGCGGCCGGATCGACGTACTCCTCGCCAACGTGCCGTACGTACCCACCGGCGACGTCCCCCTCCTCCCCGCCGAGGCCCGCGACCACGAACCGCGCGTCGCCCTCGACGGGGGCGACGACGGGCTCGACGTGATGCGCCGGGTGGTCGCCGCCGCCCCCGGGTGGCTCGCGCCGGGCGGCAGCCTGCTGATGGAGACCAGCGAACGCCAGGCGGACCGCGCGCTCGCCACCGTCCGCGGCGGCGGTCTCGACGCCCGCACGGCGACCTGCGACGAACTCTGGGCCACCGTCGTCATCGGCACCGGGCCCCGGCGACCGTGA
- a CDS encoding bifunctional [glutamine synthetase] adenylyltransferase/[glutamine synthetase]-adenylyl-L-tyrosine phosphorylase, giving the protein MTTVPVPNPGRRSSTFSRLLRHGFTDPSGAERLLQLPALTAVRSDPVLVEALGASADPDLALRGLVRLVEAQAEDEQRLLLDTLVTAKPLRDRLLGVLGASEALGDHLSRHPDDWKELVTYEAADLHPGVPEFERHLAEATGPDSLRVAYRRCLLAIAARDVCGTTDLAQTAAELADLATATLRAALAIARTAAPEDAALCRLAVIAMGKCGGHELNYVSDVDVIFVGESVAPDPTPQDETAAVRAAGRLASHMMRICSDTTVEGTIWPVDANLRPEGRNGPLVRTLSSHLAYYQRWAKTWEFQALLKARPVAGDPELGAAYVDAVAPLVWHAADREHFVPDVQKMRRRVVDNIPADRVDRELKLGPGGLRDVEFAVQLLQLVHGRSDASLHSGTTLEALRALAEGGYVGRADAAQLDDAYRFLRLMEHRIQLYRLRRTHLVPEGEADLRRLGRSLGLRTDPVTELNRAWKRHASVVRKLHEKLFYRPLLDAVAQLAPGESRLSAKAAGTRLEALGYADPAAALRHLEALSSGVSRKAAIQRTLLPVLLGWFADSADPDAGLLGFRQVSDALGRTPWYLRLLRDEGAAAENLARVLSAGRLAPDLLMRAPEAVAILGDPGGLAPRSREHLDQEVLAAVGRAPDAESAVAVVRGVRRRELFRTTAADLIGSYGTEENPAEPDHGALADRIGSAVTDLNAATLAGALRAAVRAQWGDTLPTRFAVIGMGRFGGHELGYGSDADVLFVHAPREGVSDEEAARAANTVIAEMRRLLQLPTADPPLLIDADLRPEGKSGPLARSLKSYEAYYRRWSLVWESQALLRAEPVAGDEDLGRDFVELIDPFRYPVEGLGDDAVREIRRLKARMESERLPRGADPTLHTKLGRGGLSDVEWTVQLMQMQHGWAEPGLRTTRTRRALAAASAAGLIPTGDAAVLDEAWVLATRVRNAVMLVRGRPGDTFPSSPRELAAVGRYLGYESGNAGTMLDDYRRITRRARAVVDERFYGA; this is encoded by the coding sequence ATGACGACGGTGCCGGTACCGAATCCGGGGCGCAGGAGCAGCACGTTCAGCCGGCTGCTGCGCCACGGCTTCACCGACCCCTCGGGCGCGGAGCGGCTGCTGCAACTGCCCGCACTCACGGCGGTGCGGTCGGACCCGGTCCTGGTGGAGGCGCTCGGCGCCTCCGCCGACCCGGACCTGGCGCTGCGGGGCCTCGTCCGCCTCGTGGAGGCACAGGCGGAGGACGAGCAGCGGCTGCTGCTCGACACCCTGGTGACCGCGAAACCGCTGCGGGACCGGCTGCTCGGCGTCCTCGGCGCCTCCGAGGCCCTCGGCGACCACCTCTCCCGCCACCCGGACGACTGGAAAGAGCTGGTCACCTACGAGGCGGCCGACCTGCACCCCGGGGTCCCGGAGTTCGAACGCCACCTCGCTGAGGCCACCGGCCCCGACTCGCTGCGCGTCGCCTACCGCCGGTGTCTGCTGGCCATAGCGGCCAGGGACGTCTGCGGCACCACCGACCTCGCCCAGACCGCCGCCGAGCTGGCCGACCTCGCCACGGCCACCCTGCGGGCCGCACTCGCCATCGCGCGTACCGCCGCCCCCGAGGACGCGGCGCTCTGCCGGCTCGCCGTCATCGCCATGGGCAAGTGCGGTGGCCACGAGCTGAACTACGTCTCCGACGTCGACGTCATCTTCGTCGGCGAGTCCGTCGCCCCCGACCCCACCCCGCAGGACGAGACGGCGGCCGTGCGGGCGGCCGGCCGGCTGGCCTCCCACATGATGCGGATCTGCTCCGACACCACCGTCGAGGGCACCATCTGGCCCGTCGACGCCAACCTCCGCCCCGAGGGCCGCAACGGCCCGCTGGTGCGCACCCTCTCCTCCCACCTCGCCTACTACCAGCGCTGGGCCAAGACCTGGGAGTTCCAGGCGCTGCTCAAGGCCCGCCCGGTGGCCGGCGACCCGGAGCTGGGGGCCGCCTACGTGGACGCCGTCGCCCCCCTGGTGTGGCACGCCGCCGACCGGGAGCACTTCGTCCCGGACGTGCAGAAGATGCGCCGCCGGGTCGTGGACAACATCCCCGCCGACCGCGTCGACCGGGAGCTGAAGCTCGGCCCCGGCGGACTGCGCGACGTCGAGTTCGCCGTACAGCTGCTCCAGCTGGTGCACGGCCGCAGCGACGCCTCCCTGCACAGCGGCACCACCCTGGAGGCGCTGCGGGCGCTCGCCGAAGGCGGTTACGTGGGACGCGCGGACGCCGCCCAGCTCGACGACGCGTACCGCTTCCTGCGCCTCATGGAGCACCGCATCCAGCTCTACCGGCTGCGCCGCACCCACCTGGTGCCCGAGGGCGAGGCCGACCTGCGGCGGCTCGGCCGCTCGCTGGGGCTGCGCACCGACCCGGTGACCGAGCTGAACCGGGCGTGGAAACGGCACGCCTCGGTCGTCCGCAAACTGCACGAGAAACTCTTCTACCGGCCGCTGCTGGACGCCGTGGCCCAGCTCGCGCCCGGCGAGAGCCGGCTCTCGGCGAAGGCGGCGGGCACCCGGCTGGAAGCCCTCGGATACGCCGACCCGGCCGCCGCGCTCCGGCACTTGGAGGCGCTGTCGTCCGGGGTCTCCCGCAAGGCCGCGATCCAGCGGACGCTGCTGCCGGTGCTGCTCGGCTGGTTCGCCGACTCCGCGGACCCGGACGCCGGTCTCCTCGGCTTCCGCCAGGTATCCGACGCGCTCGGCCGCACCCCCTGGTACCTGCGGCTGCTGCGCGACGAGGGCGCGGCCGCCGAGAACCTCGCCCGGGTGCTGTCCGCCGGGCGTCTCGCCCCGGACCTGCTGATGCGGGCCCCGGAGGCGGTCGCCATCCTCGGCGACCCGGGAGGTCTCGCCCCGCGCAGCCGGGAGCACCTGGACCAGGAGGTGCTGGCCGCCGTGGGCCGGGCGCCCGACGCGGAATCCGCGGTCGCCGTCGTACGCGGCGTACGCCGGCGCGAACTCTTCCGTACGACGGCGGCGGACCTCATCGGCTCGTACGGCACCGAGGAGAACCCCGCCGAACCCGACCACGGGGCCCTCGCCGACCGGATCGGCTCCGCCGTCACCGACCTCAACGCCGCGACCCTGGCCGGCGCCCTGCGCGCCGCCGTCCGCGCCCAGTGGGGCGACACCCTGCCGACCCGGTTCGCGGTCATCGGCATGGGCCGCTTCGGCGGCCACGAGCTCGGTTACGGCTCCGACGCCGACGTGCTCTTCGTGCACGCCCCGCGGGAGGGGGTGAGCGACGAGGAGGCCGCCCGCGCCGCCAACACGGTGATCGCCGAGATGCGCAGGCTCCTCCAGCTGCCCACCGCCGACCCGCCGCTGCTGATCGACGCCGACCTGCGGCCCGAGGGCAAGAGCGGCCCCTTGGCCCGCTCCCTCAAGTCGTACGAGGCGTACTACCGGCGCTGGTCGCTCGTCTGGGAGAGCCAGGCCCTGCTGCGGGCCGAACCGGTGGCCGGCGACGAGGACCTCGGTCGCGACTTCGTCGAGCTGATCGATCCGTTCCGCTACCCGGTGGAGGGACTCGGTGACGACGCGGTGCGCGAGATCCGCCGCCTCAAGGCCCGGATGGAGTCGGAACGGCTGCCGCGCGGCGCCGACCCCACCCTCCACACCAAGCTCGGCCGGGGCGGGCTCAGCGACGTCGAGTGGACGGTGCAGCTCATGCAGATGCAGCACGGCTGGGCCGAGCCGGGGCTCCGCACCACCCGCACCCGCCGGGCGCTGGCGGCGGCCTCGGCGGCCGGTCTGATCCCGACCGGCGACGCGGCCGTTCTGGACGAGGCCTGGGTACTGGCCACCCGGGTCCGCAACGCCGTGATGCTGGTCCGCGGGCGCCCGGGAGACACCTTCCCGTCCAGCCCCCGCGAGCTCGCCGCGGTCGGCCGGTACCTCGGCTACGAATCCGGCAACGCGGGGACCATGCTCGACGACTACCGGCGCATCACGCGCCGGGCGCGCGCCGTGGTGGACGAGCGGTTCTACGGGGCGTGA
- a CDS encoding phosphatase PAP2 family protein → MGDSQVSTQEGPSVACPSPTKDKTDSTGDRGGKGLTARLRGTRSPRRPRLWFEVLLIGVSYWLYSLVRNAVPEQRTAALRNADWVWSFENTLGAGFEHSVNHAVNSVTWLIVSMNYYYATLHFIVTIGVLVWLFRSHPGRYAAARLVLFATTGVALLGYYLVPLAPPRLMNGGHFVDTVLVHHTWGSMASGNLKNMSNQYAAMPSMHIGWSLWCGLTIFALASVPWARVLGLLYPVATLVVIVSTANHFWLDAVGGVVCLSFGFAVAYVVYGTLPHRLARRVEPPRTPLRTRLVGLGTARGGAAVRTGRRTPVSSDRGAPAPSASRTPATETPGAPGRR, encoded by the coding sequence ATGGGTGATTCTCAGGTGAGTACACAGGAAGGCCCGTCGGTGGCCTGTCCGTCACCCACCAAGGACAAGACGGACAGCACGGGCGATCGAGGCGGAAAAGGACTGACGGCGCGACTGCGTGGGACGCGGTCACCGCGCCGCCCACGGCTGTGGTTCGAAGTCCTTCTGATCGGGGTCAGTTACTGGCTCTACTCGCTGGTGCGCAACGCCGTCCCGGAACAGCGGACGGCGGCACTGCGGAACGCCGACTGGGTCTGGTCCTTCGAGAACACTCTCGGCGCGGGCTTCGAACACAGCGTCAACCACGCGGTGAACTCGGTGACATGGCTCATCGTGTCGATGAACTACTACTACGCGACGCTGCACTTCATCGTGACCATCGGGGTGCTGGTGTGGCTGTTCCGCAGCCACCCGGGGCGTTACGCGGCGGCCAGACTGGTCCTTTTCGCGACCACGGGCGTCGCCCTGCTCGGCTACTACCTCGTCCCGCTGGCGCCACCCCGGCTCATGAACGGCGGCCACTTCGTCGACACGGTCCTCGTGCACCACACCTGGGGCTCGATGGCCTCGGGCAACCTCAAGAACATGTCGAACCAGTACGCCGCGATGCCGTCGATGCACATCGGCTGGTCGCTCTGGTGCGGGCTGACGATCTTCGCGCTCGCCTCGGTGCCGTGGGCCCGGGTGCTGGGGCTGCTCTACCCGGTCGCCACCCTCGTGGTGATCGTGTCGACGGCCAACCACTTCTGGCTGGACGCGGTGGGCGGTGTGGTCTGCCTGAGCTTCGGCTTCGCCGTCGCGTACGTCGTGTACGGCACGCTCCCCCACCGCCTGGCCCGGCGGGTCGAGCCACCGCGCACCCCCTTGCGGACCCGGCTCGTGGGGCTCGGTACGGCCCGGGGCGGGGCCGCCGTGCGGACCGGGCGGCGGACGCCGGTCTCCTCGGACCGGGGTGCCCCCGCGCCCTCCGCGAGCCGTACGCCCGCCACGGAGACCCCTGGAGCGCCGGGACGGCGCTGA
- a CDS encoding LacI family DNA-binding transcriptional regulator: MTARLADIATQAGVSEATVSRVLNGKPGVAAATRESVLAALDVLGYERPVRLRRRSAGLVGLITPELENPIFPALAQVIGQALTRQGYTPVLATQTPGGSTEDELTEMLVDRGVSGIIFVSGLHADTSADMGRYEQLRAQGVPFVLVNGFSAKVQAPFISPDDRAAMRLAVTHLVSLGHTRIGLAVGPKRFVPVLRKIEGFHATMGEQLGLGEERVEELIQHSLYTLEGGQAAATALMERGCTAVVCASDMMALGAIRAARRLSRQVPRDLSVVGYDDSPLIAFTDPPLTTIRQPVTAMGQAAVRTLLEEIGGTPAPHSEFVFMPELVVRGSTAAGPGPS; encoded by the coding sequence ATGACCGCACGGCTTGCCGATATCGCAACTCAGGCGGGGGTCAGCGAAGCGACGGTCAGCCGGGTCCTGAACGGCAAACCCGGTGTAGCGGCGGCCACCCGCGAATCCGTCCTCGCGGCACTCGACGTCCTCGGGTACGAACGCCCCGTACGCCTGCGCCGGCGCAGCGCCGGACTGGTCGGCCTGATCACGCCCGAGCTGGAGAACCCGATCTTCCCGGCGCTGGCCCAGGTGATCGGGCAGGCGCTGACCCGGCAGGGGTACACCCCCGTGCTGGCGACCCAGACCCCCGGCGGTTCCACCGAGGACGAGCTGACCGAGATGCTGGTGGACCGGGGCGTCTCCGGCATCATCTTCGTCTCCGGGCTGCACGCCGACACCTCGGCGGACATGGGCCGCTACGAGCAGTTGCGGGCGCAGGGCGTCCCGTTCGTCCTCGTCAACGGCTTCTCCGCGAAGGTCCAGGCCCCGTTCATCTCGCCGGACGACCGTGCGGCGATGCGGCTGGCGGTGACGCATCTGGTGTCGCTCGGTCACACCCGGATCGGTCTCGCCGTCGGCCCCAAGCGCTTCGTCCCGGTCCTCCGCAAGATCGAGGGCTTCCACGCGACGATGGGCGAGCAGCTCGGCCTGGGCGAGGAGCGGGTGGAGGAGCTGATCCAGCACTCCCTGTACACGCTGGAGGGCGGCCAGGCGGCGGCCACGGCGCTGATGGAGCGCGGCTGCACCGCGGTGGTGTGCGCGAGCGACATGATGGCGCTGGGCGCGATCCGGGCGGCCCGCCGGCTGTCACGGCAGGTGCCGCGCGATCTCTCGGTGGTCGGTTACGACGATTCGCCGCTCATAGCCTTCACGGACCCGCCGCTGACGACCATCCGACAGCCGGTGACCGCCATGGGGCAGGCCGCCGTACGGACGTTGCTGGAGGAGATCGGCGGTACGCCCGCCCCGCACAGCGAGTTCGTCTTCATGCCCGAGCTCGTGGTCCGCGGTTCGACCGCGGCGGGGCCCGGCCCCTCCTGA